One genomic segment of Sorex araneus isolate mSorAra2 chromosome X, mSorAra2.pri, whole genome shotgun sequence includes these proteins:
- the PPP1R7 gene encoding protein phosphatase 1 regulatory subunit 7 isoform X1 — protein MAAEQGSGQQQSQEMMEVDRRMESEESGDEEGKKQSGILVAELSGHSLKDGVGPGEEDPEGQELPVDMETISLDKDAEDVDLNHYRIGRIEGFEVLKKVKTLCLRQNLIKCIENLEELQSLRELDLYDNQIRKMENLEALTELEILDISFNLLRNIEGLDKLTRLKKLFLVNNKITKIENISSLQQLQMLELGSNRIRAIENIDALTNLESLFLGKNKITKLQNLDALTNLTVLSMQSNRLTKIEGLQSLVNLRELYLSHNGIEVIEGLENNNKLTMLDIAANRIKKIENIGHLTELQEFWMNDNLLESWSDLDELKGARGLETVYLERNPLQKDPQYRRKVMLALPTVRQIDATFVRF, from the exons ATGGCGGCGGAGCAGGGCTCGGGCCAGCAACAGTCGCAGGAGATGATGGAGG TTGACAGGCGGATGGAGTCCGAGGAGTCTGGCGACGAGGAAGGGAAGAAGCAGAGCGGCATTCTCGTGGCAGAGCTCAGTGGACACAGCCTGAAGGACGGAGTGGGGCCAGGGGAGGAGGACCCAGAAG GGCAGGAGCTGCCAGTGGACATGGAGACCATTAGCCTGGACAAAGATGCCGAG gacGTGGACCTGAATCACTACCGCATCGGCAGGATCGAAGGGTTTGAGGTGCTGAAGAAGGTCAAG ACGCTCTGCCTCCGCCAGAATCTCATCAAGTGCATCGAGAACCTGGAGGAGCTGCAGAGCCTCCGGGAGCTGGACCTTTACGACAACCAGATCAGGAAGATGGAGAACCTGGAGGCGCTGACGGAGCTGGA GATTCTAGATATTTCTTTTAACCTGCTAAGAAACATTGAAGGGCTGGACAAGCTGACGCGGCTGAAGAAACTCTTCCTGGTCAACAACAAGATCACGAAGATCGAGAACATCAGCAGCCTGCAGCAGCTGCAGATGCTGGAGCTGGGCTCCAACCGCATCCGG GCGATTGAAAACATTGATGCGCTGACCAACCTGGAGAGCTTGTTTTTGGGGAAAAACAAGATCACGAAACTCCAAAATCTAGATGCGCTCACCAACCTGACAGTCCTCAGCATGCAG AGCAACCGGCTGACCAAGATCGAGGGGCTCCAGAGCCTGGTGAACCTGCGGGAGCTGTACCTCAGCCACAACGGCATCGAGGTCATCGAGGGCCTGGAGAACAAC AACAAACTCACGATGCTGGACATCGCGGCAAACAGGATCAAGAAGATCGAGAATATCGGCCACCTGACGGAGCTGCAGGAGTTCTGG ATGAATGACAACCTCCTGGAGAGCTGGAGCGACCTGGACGAGCTGAAGGGGGCGCGCGGCCTGGAGACCGTGTACCTGGAGCGCAACCCCCTGCAGAAGGACCCCCAGTACCGCCGCAAGGTCATGCTGGCGCTGCCCACCGTGCGGCAGATCGACGCCACCTTCGTCAGGTTCTGA
- the PPP1R7 gene encoding protein phosphatase 1 regulatory subunit 7 isoform X2 has protein sequence MDEVDRRMESEESGDEEGKKQSGILVAELSGHSLKDGVGPGEEDPEGQELPVDMETISLDKDAEDVDLNHYRIGRIEGFEVLKKVKTLCLRQNLIKCIENLEELQSLRELDLYDNQIRKMENLEALTELEILDISFNLLRNIEGLDKLTRLKKLFLVNNKITKIENISSLQQLQMLELGSNRIRAIENIDALTNLESLFLGKNKITKLQNLDALTNLTVLSMQSNRLTKIEGLQSLVNLRELYLSHNGIEVIEGLENNNKLTMLDIAANRIKKIENIGHLTELQEFWMNDNLLESWSDLDELKGARGLETVYLERNPLQKDPQYRRKVMLALPTVRQIDATFVRF, from the exons ATGGATGAAG TTGACAGGCGGATGGAGTCCGAGGAGTCTGGCGACGAGGAAGGGAAGAAGCAGAGCGGCATTCTCGTGGCAGAGCTCAGTGGACACAGCCTGAAGGACGGAGTGGGGCCAGGGGAGGAGGACCCAGAAG GGCAGGAGCTGCCAGTGGACATGGAGACCATTAGCCTGGACAAAGATGCCGAG gacGTGGACCTGAATCACTACCGCATCGGCAGGATCGAAGGGTTTGAGGTGCTGAAGAAGGTCAAG ACGCTCTGCCTCCGCCAGAATCTCATCAAGTGCATCGAGAACCTGGAGGAGCTGCAGAGCCTCCGGGAGCTGGACCTTTACGACAACCAGATCAGGAAGATGGAGAACCTGGAGGCGCTGACGGAGCTGGA GATTCTAGATATTTCTTTTAACCTGCTAAGAAACATTGAAGGGCTGGACAAGCTGACGCGGCTGAAGAAACTCTTCCTGGTCAACAACAAGATCACGAAGATCGAGAACATCAGCAGCCTGCAGCAGCTGCAGATGCTGGAGCTGGGCTCCAACCGCATCCGG GCGATTGAAAACATTGATGCGCTGACCAACCTGGAGAGCTTGTTTTTGGGGAAAAACAAGATCACGAAACTCCAAAATCTAGATGCGCTCACCAACCTGACAGTCCTCAGCATGCAG AGCAACCGGCTGACCAAGATCGAGGGGCTCCAGAGCCTGGTGAACCTGCGGGAGCTGTACCTCAGCCACAACGGCATCGAGGTCATCGAGGGCCTGGAGAACAAC AACAAACTCACGATGCTGGACATCGCGGCAAACAGGATCAAGAAGATCGAGAATATCGGCCACCTGACGGAGCTGCAGGAGTTCTGG ATGAATGACAACCTCCTGGAGAGCTGGAGCGACCTGGACGAGCTGAAGGGGGCGCGCGGCCTGGAGACCGTGTACCTGGAGCGCAACCCCCTGCAGAAGGACCCCCAGTACCGCCGCAAGGTCATGCTGGCGCTGCCCACCGTGCGGCAGATCGACGCCACCTTCGTCAGGTTCTGA
- the LOC129399850 gene encoding COMM domain-containing protein 8-like gives MTPAPVHSHTADQAAHEGTDKAAKKARAWGWGLELLHKVIDGICGQAPPLYQDYQNVWDSAEWTDVLEDITKFFKDAVGRNLSDEEIFQQLNQLNSSHQETVMKCLKSRKNHIKQTLLEEIVNISSAQLKDFDWQLKLALSSDKIATLQMPLLNLHLDVRENGEVKPYSVEMSKEELQNLIDSLEAANKVLQPLK, from the exons ATGACGCCGGCTCCTGTCCACAGCCATACTGCTGACCAGGCTG CCCACGAGGGCACAGACAAAGCGGCAAAGAAGGcgcgggcctgggggtggggtctggAGTTACTCCACAAAGTCATTGATGGCATTTGTGGCCAGGCTCCTCCTCTCTATCAAGATTACCAGAATGTCTGGGATTCAGCAGAGTGGACAGATGTTCTAGAAGATATCACCAAATTTTTCAAAGATGCAGTTGGCAGAAATTTATCTGATGAAGAGATATTTCAGCAGTTGAATCAGTTGAATTCATCTCATCAAGAAACTGTCATGAAATGcttgaaaagtagaaaaaatcATATCAAACAGACTCTGTTAGAAGAAATAGTTAATATTTCTTCTGCGCAGCTAAAGGATTTTGATTGGCAGTTGAAGCTAGCTCTTTCTAGTGACAAGATTGCGACACTGCAAATGCCACTTTTAAACCTTCATCTTGATGTTAGAGAAAATGGTGAAGTCAAACCGTATTCTGTTGAAATGAGTAAAGAAGAGTTGCAGAACCTAATTGATTCCTTGGAAGCCGCTAATAAGGTTCTCCAGCCTTTGAAATAA